The Acidimicrobiia bacterium genome window below encodes:
- a CDS encoding DUF1918 domain-containing protein, which produces MHAEVGDELVVDSNEVGVPPRRATILEVRGAPGEEHYLVRWSDGHESVFFPSSSAHAVHPAGPGAG; this is translated from the coding sequence ATGCATGCAGAAGTGGGTGACGAGCTGGTTGTCGACAGCAACGAGGTGGGTGTCCCGCCTCGGCGTGCGACGATCCTCGAGGTACGGGGTGCACCGGGTGAGGAGCACTATCTGGTCCGCTGGTCCGACGGCCACGAGTCGGTCTTCTTCCCGAGCAGTAGCGCGCATGCGGTCCACCCGGCCGGCCCCGGCGCCGGGTGA
- the ftsH gene encoding ATP-dependent zinc metalloprotease FtsH, producing MTAASNGSDQPPAPSRQPSSSSEGNRHHGRSKPWRVEGMPEDHDEGEDGHRRPHWKEVLRRLWLPLILLLIVNWLIVSWLVGGGTTPRTTVSYSFFHQQVVAHNVSEVTTTGDSITGTFEHKVPYPAKSKSATKVTDFETERPAFSNDRLVQQLLDSGVKVTAEPPSTGSSWTAIVFAFAPTLLIIGLLVWFFRRGMAAAGAGLGGFGRSRARLYEPETSRRTTFEDVAGIDEVKAEVMEIVEFLRDPDRFRRLGAQIPRGVLLTGAPGTGKTLLARAVAGEAAVPFLSISASEFIEMIVGVGASRVRDLFEQAKKVAPSIIFIDELDAIGRARGGAINFSGHDEREQTLNQILTEMDGFTGNEGVVVLAATNRPEILDPALLRAGRFDRRIVVNPPDREGRRRILEVHTRDVPLAASVSLDRVASTTSGMVGAELKNLVNEAALLAARLHHEKVESADFADALERIVLGTARKIMISPEEKRRTAYHESGHALLGMLTTGADPVRKVSIIPRGQALGATLQTPEADRYGYSASYLRGRITGALGGRAAEELVFDDFTTGAEADLDIVTAIARQMVGRWGMSPAIGPVSMLPPPGQEQFVFDGNGPAPATREIVDVEVRRIIDECYTDAIETLRAHRENLDRLAERLLDAETLEEAEAYDAAGLPRAAHDQRDQVRSSVNHRPS from the coding sequence ATGACCGCCGCATCGAACGGATCGGATCAGCCGCCTGCTCCTTCGCGGCAGCCGTCCTCGTCGTCCGAAGGCAACCGGCACCACGGTCGGTCGAAGCCGTGGCGCGTGGAGGGAATGCCCGAGGATCACGACGAGGGCGAGGACGGGCACCGGCGGCCCCACTGGAAAGAGGTCCTGCGCCGCCTGTGGTTGCCCCTGATCCTTCTGCTCATCGTGAACTGGCTCATCGTGTCGTGGCTCGTCGGCGGCGGCACGACACCCCGGACGACGGTCTCCTACTCCTTCTTCCACCAGCAGGTGGTTGCGCACAACGTGTCGGAGGTCACCACCACCGGTGACTCGATCACCGGCACGTTCGAGCACAAGGTCCCCTACCCGGCGAAGAGCAAGTCCGCCACCAAGGTGACGGACTTCGAGACCGAGCGTCCCGCGTTCTCCAACGACCGTCTCGTGCAACAGCTCTTGGACAGCGGGGTGAAGGTCACGGCCGAGCCGCCCTCGACCGGATCCTCGTGGACCGCGATCGTGTTCGCCTTCGCACCGACGCTGTTGATCATCGGCCTGCTCGTGTGGTTCTTCCGTCGCGGGATGGCGGCGGCGGGCGCCGGGCTCGGCGGCTTCGGGCGCTCACGCGCGCGCCTGTACGAGCCGGAAACGAGCCGCCGGACGACCTTCGAAGACGTTGCCGGAATCGACGAGGTGAAGGCCGAAGTCATGGAGATCGTCGAGTTCCTCAGGGATCCGGATCGGTTCCGCCGGCTCGGCGCGCAGATCCCCCGGGGTGTGCTCCTCACCGGTGCTCCGGGTACCGGGAAGACGCTGCTCGCTCGGGCCGTCGCGGGCGAAGCGGCGGTACCGTTCCTGTCGATCTCCGCGTCGGAGTTCATCGAGATGATCGTCGGCGTCGGCGCGAGCCGGGTGCGCGACCTCTTCGAGCAGGCAAAGAAGGTCGCACCGTCGATCATCTTCATCGACGAGCTCGACGCGATCGGCCGGGCTCGTGGCGGGGCGATCAACTTCAGCGGGCACGACGAGCGCGAGCAGACGCTCAACCAGATCCTCACCGAGATGGACGGATTCACCGGCAACGAGGGTGTGGTCGTGCTGGCTGCCACCAACCGGCCCGAGATCCTCGACCCGGCCCTCCTCCGGGCGGGGAGGTTCGACCGACGCATCGTCGTGAACCCACCCGACCGCGAAGGCCGGCGACGCATCCTCGAGGTGCACACTCGCGATGTTCCGCTGGCCGCCTCGGTATCGCTCGACCGCGTTGCGTCCACGACGTCCGGCATGGTCGGTGCCGAACTCAAGAACCTCGTCAACGAGGCCGCCCTGCTGGCTGCCCGGCTCCATCACGAGAAGGTCGAGAGCGCCGACTTCGCCGACGCACTCGAACGGATCGTGCTCGGGACCGCACGCAAGATCATGATCTCGCCCGAGGAGAAGAGACGGACCGCGTACCACGAGTCGGGTCACGCGCTGCTCGGCATGCTGACAACCGGGGCCGACCCGGTACGCAAAGTCTCGATCATCCCGCGCGGCCAGGCGCTCGGCGCGACTTTGCAGACTCCCGAAGCTGATCGGTACGGATACTCGGCGAGCTACTTGCGCGGTCGGATCACCGGCGCGCTCGGCGGGCGGGCCGCAGAGGAACTCGTCTTCGACGACTTCACCACCGGCGCCGAGGCCGACCTGGACATCGTGACCGCGATCGCCCGCCAGATGGTCGGGCGCTGGGGCATGTCGCCGGCGATCGGTCCCGTCAGCATGCTTCCGCCGCCCGGGCAGGAGCAGTTCGTCTTCGACGGCAACGGTCCTGCACCGGCCACGCGCGAGATCGTCGACGTCGAGGTCCGCCGCATCATCGACGAGTGCTACACGGATGCGATCGAGACGCTCCGCGCCCACCGAGAGAATCTCGACCGGCTCGCCGAACGCCTCCTCGACGCGGAGACGCTCGAAGAGGCCGAAGCCTACGATGCCGCCGGCCTGCCGCGGGCCGCGCACGACCAACGCGACCAGGTCAGGTCTTCGGTGAACCACCGCCCGTCCTGA
- the nadA gene encoding quinolinate synthase NadA, translating to MANNERDGSHDYRPPARPRSSVAQTAATDAIEADEELRNLTEPELLDGIERLRRERDAVILAHNYQIPEIQDLADFVGDSLQLSQQAAATEKSLIAFCGVHFMAETAALLCPDKRVLIPDLEAGCSLAATAPVEQVQAWKADHPGAVVVAYVNTDAAVKAEADYCCTSTNAVKVVRSIPEDREILFLPDMFLGLYIEHMAGRKLHLWLGECHVHAGIRSEDVTSLMDAHPDADLLLHPECGCVSQCMFAVAEGELPADRTFILSTGGMVKHARECSAPIDLVGTEVGMLHRLRKEAPDKTFIPLKDDAICEYMKTITLPKLYRTLRDDVYEVTVPEPTASRARLAIERMMAIT from the coding sequence ATGGCCAACAACGAGCGCGACGGCAGCCACGACTATCGGCCGCCTGCCCGGCCGAGGTCTTCGGTCGCGCAGACGGCTGCGACGGATGCGATCGAAGCCGACGAGGAACTTCGCAATCTGACGGAGCCGGAACTGCTCGACGGGATCGAGCGATTGCGCCGCGAACGCGACGCGGTGATCCTCGCGCACAACTATCAGATCCCGGAGATCCAGGACCTCGCCGACTTCGTCGGCGACTCGCTGCAGCTCTCGCAGCAGGCCGCGGCCACCGAGAAGTCTCTCATCGCGTTCTGCGGGGTGCATTTCATGGCCGAGACCGCCGCGCTGCTGTGTCCCGACAAGCGGGTCCTCATCCCCGATCTCGAGGCGGGCTGCTCGCTCGCCGCGACCGCACCCGTCGAACAGGTGCAGGCGTGGAAGGCCGACCATCCCGGCGCGGTCGTGGTCGCCTACGTGAACACGGACGCGGCGGTGAAAGCCGAAGCGGACTACTGCTGCACGTCGACGAACGCGGTCAAGGTCGTCCGGTCGATCCCGGAAGATCGGGAGATCCTGTTCCTGCCCGACATGTTTCTCGGGCTCTACATCGAGCACATGGCGGGTCGGAAGCTGCACCTGTGGCTCGGCGAATGCCACGTGCACGCGGGGATTCGGAGCGAGGACGTCACCTCGCTGATGGATGCGCATCCCGATGCAGACCTTCTCTTGCATCCGGAGTGTGGGTGCGTGAGCCAGTGCATGTTCGCAGTCGCCGAAGGCGAGCTCCCTGCCGATCGTACTTTCATCCTCAGCACGGGGGGCATGGTGAAGCACGCTCGCGAGTGCTCCGCGCCGATCGATCTCGTCGGCACCGAAGTCGGCATGCTGCACCGACTGCGCAAGGAAGCGCCCGACAAGACCTTCATCCCGCTCAAGGACGACGCCATCTGCGAGTACATGAAGACGATCACGCTGCCCAAGCTCTACCGGACGCTGCGTGACGACGTGTACGAGGTGACCGTGCCCGAGCCCACCGCAAGCCGTGCCCGGCTCGCGATCGAACGCATGATGGCCATCACCTGA
- a CDS encoding DUF1918 domain-containing protein, with the protein MGVPPRRGTVLEVRGEPGHEHYVVRWDDGHESVFYPAGTAHSSPRPSGPSRHAVSGRRDPSSAQSRQTRSFGSASCARSFRR; encoded by the coding sequence GTGGGCGTACCACCGAGACGAGGGACCGTCTTGGAGGTGCGCGGCGAGCCCGGTCACGAGCACTACGTCGTGCGCTGGGACGATGGTCACGAGTCGGTCTTCTACCCGGCCGGCACCGCCCACTCGAGTCCCCGACCTTCAGGACCGTCGCGTCACGCCGTCTCCGGTCGCCGAGACCCAAGCTCCGCGCAATCACGACAGACGCGGAGCTTCGGGTCGGCGAGCTGCGCCCGATCCTTTCGGAGATAG
- a CDS encoding universal stress protein: MPDVPVLDEQRQREETGMQRIVVGVDGSENARRALSWAVEEAQLRQAGVEAVHAWDLPMHVGFGGPVAIDPAPYEEGARALLDEEIAAVPVTGLAAPITKVVVRGSPAWALLEIAKTADLVVVGSRGRGGFAGLLLGSVSQQVAQHAGCPVVIVPHAR; this comes from the coding sequence GTGCCGGACGTACCAGTGCTCGACGAGCAGCGACAGCGGGAGGAAACAGGAATGCAGCGAATCGTGGTCGGGGTCGACGGGTCGGAGAACGCCCGGCGTGCCTTGAGCTGGGCCGTGGAAGAGGCCCAACTACGGCAGGCCGGCGTCGAGGCGGTGCACGCGTGGGACCTCCCCATGCACGTCGGCTTCGGCGGTCCCGTCGCCATCGATCCGGCACCGTACGAAGAGGGCGCGCGCGCCCTCCTCGACGAGGAGATCGCCGCAGTCCCGGTCACGGGTCTCGCGGCTCCGATCACAAAGGTGGTCGTGCGGGGATCACCGGCCTGGGCACTGCTCGAGATCGCGAAGACCGCCGACCTGGTCGTCGTCGGTTCCCGCGGGCGGGGCGGTTTCGCGGGCCTGCTCCTGGGTTCGGTGAGTCAGCAGGTCGCGCAGCACGCCGGATGCCCGGTTGTGATCGTGCCCCACGCTCGCTGA